The Bos javanicus breed banteng chromosome 24, ARS-OSU_banteng_1.0, whole genome shotgun sequence genome segment CCTTCCTCCTAATCTTCACAGCTTTGGTGTTAAGTCTcttcacattcccaccagaatGGGTCAGACATCCAACTCTGAGTTAGCAATGGCTTTGAACTTGAACTCTTGAAGAAACTATCCTGTGGGACATACTATCGACATAGACATTGTTTATTTGAGAGCAGCTGAGTTACAATATCAcatcagtttcaggtgtatagcacagtgatccagttatatgtatcctttttcagattcttttcccttataggtttttACAAAATACCAagcatagtttcctgtgctagacTTTTGAATTGGTCCTTCTCTTCTCACTTTTCTGTGCAGGTCcctctgtgctgtgtttagttgctcagtcgtgtccaccttgttgagaccccatcgactgtagcctgccaggctcctctgtccttggggattctccagtcaagaattctggactggatagccatgccctccttcaggggatcttcccaacctagggatcgaacccaggtctcccgcattgtgggctgattctttaccatctgagccaccagggaagcccaagaatactagagtgggtagcctatcccttctccaggggatcttcccaacccaggaatcgaactggggtctcctgcattgcagccggattctttaccagctgagctaccagggaaggaagctaccagggaagcctgaagtccCTCCCGGTGACCACCTCTCATCTCCCTAGGGCAGTGCACTTTTTTCTGAGATTATCTTTGTTTGCCTAAGAAATGCTCATCGTTAGTCATAGAAATCCTAGAATTTGGAATATTTCTCCCTATTCCAAGTCAGGCAATTTAAAGACAGTGCTGGTACATGATATACTTGACGTCTTTGGGTGCGTTTTCACGAGTGGTCTATCCTAGGAGAACTGGACGAGAAGACACACCGCCCCATTCTCTCTTGTGCCAGAGCCACCGGGGAGCCGCAGACCTTCAGCAGCTCCTTTCTCACCTCTCTGTTGTGTATTTTCTGTAAAATATGCAGATTGGCCACCAAATTTAAATGAGGTCACGATTCACATGAAAGTCTTCAAAAAAAATCATACAGGTCCTTAAGCCATCTTTTCATCAGTGGACAATAAGCATATTATTAACATGTCAATATTACATTGGCTAATTAGTGAAAAcagccagaaattaaaaaaaaaaaaaaatcctgatgttCATGAAGCAAAGATGGACAGAAGCGGTAGCTCTCTGCTGAGGGCCAGTGGCTGGGGTTGGACAGGCTTTCTTATAAGTGATGTGGGCACAGGCATCCAGTCACGGGATGAGGCAGAAATTTCAGCTTTAGGGAGTGAGAAATATGAGAAATGGACTATTTCCTGCCGTATCAGTCAACAAGTCCTCCATGATTGTAGCTATCCCCTGTGGACAGCTGGGGAGGGCattcaggaaggaaagaacacctgccctctagcagccatcagactgcagccccTCCCCTAAGGTGAGCCCCGGGGAGACTCAGGACGGGAAAACATGGGTCGCTGGCCCAGGTAGCTGAGGTGCACCTCAAAGGACTGATTTCAGACAGCCcggactcttgcatcttcccatacacagaaaagtctgaattttttaacttaggatatctggttttctttaacaatATCTTGACGtccagactacctgccctttctTGCGAAATATCCATACAACCTGGTTCTGCCCCGCGCCTCCAAGAGCAGCTGTCTCAGAGTCACTTGAAACGCTGCCTCCCCAGCTTGAAAAATTCCCTCTGAATCAAACAtagttctcaacttttaggttgtaaaTACTTTTTTAAGTCCACAGTatttattctaaggaaataatcagaaatatgCATGGGAATATTGAGTGGAACATTCCTTCTGTAGTCATTTGTAACACTGAAAACTTGAAAAGAATCTAAATGCTGCTTTTCAAAATTCTAACTAGTAGAGAATTAATGAGTAAATTATAATACATCTCAGTAAGATTCAAAATGTTTGATATTTAATGAAATGGGAACATACACATTATCTACTAACAGAAAAAGCAAGTACAAAAGTATGTTGTGCATTTGTtttgtagaaaattaaaaaaagatgttagcactaaaatattaaatgatttttctctAGATGAACACAttagttgatttttatttccttctttatttcattttttgtgtgtgcattacACGTTTTCTGCAAAGGCTATGTATTACTTTTACTATAAAAGGTATGGGAAAATTATAAATGCTCTCCAAATCTTACTctttggtattttttaattttacaattcaATGACTGGCTTTTAATGGTTTCCACCACcttcaggaaaataataataagtaagtAACAGAAATTCTACCTTGGAAAAAAGCAGAAACCTTTATTTGTAGGCACTGGTTTCTGAAACTTCAGAAGTCATTTAGATAGGCTTTCAAATGTTTCAAAGCTTTTTGAAGATTACCAAACATAGAAATGGAGGAACATAAATCTTGGAAGTTTTTAATCCCTTCTTTCTGCAAACATGCCTCAAAGTTTGTTTCTCTTACATCAGCTAGCGTCATCATTATTTTATAGGCTTTACATCTTTCAGATATCGACTAAATAACAATTAACATCCAGACCCAATCCACATTCAGAGGCATACCTCAAACTTTTCAAAAATCcacattgaaaaggaaaaatatttgattaCTTACTAAACCTGAAGTTCAAGCTGCAAACACAAATGCAAAATAGGGTTATGTTTGTGTGTACACAAGGTTAGCAGGACGCCTGCCCCCACCAGGCCCGCCAGCCTCATACAGGGGGATCTGTGGCCAGCTCATGCCAGACCCTCAGGGCCATTTGCCCTCGGGCTCCGGAAGCAGCAGCCTGTTCCCCTGGGAGAAAGGGGGGCTCCCCTGAGAGAGCACAGTGTCACCTCTGGAGTGCGTTCGGGGACACACAAGACCAGAGGAAGAAGGCCAGGGTGCGTCTCTtcaaacactgatgaaggaaGCAGAAACCTGTATAAGTAAATCCTCACACAAAAGGCAGCCAACTGGTCCTCTGGATGTTTCCACCTGTATTCACAGGAATCAAGTTTCTGTATTACTAGTAGAGGACACTTCACACTTAACCAACATCACTGCAATTTACTATTCAGACCCAACAGAAGATAGAGCCGGCCTGCTTTGCATCTGGATCTGGGGCTGCAGTGGCAGGAACTGGAAGAAGGCTCATCTGCTCCGTGCTGCTACTAGAGACCACAGACCCTCCCCGGGGGCCCGTTCTCCCCAGGGGGCAGTTCACAGAGCACAGGAAGGGGGTAATTAAGAGCACGGCCCCTGGGGCAGAGCCTTGTGGACTCAGGCCCAAGTTCTGTCAATCATGGGCCCCATGACCCTGGGTGAGTGTCCACTGAGTCCAGCACAGGATCCTCACCCACAGAGAAGGTGGAGTAACAGACTGGAGGCCCGGTGGTCTCTCCCCAACACCCCCTCCCCTCGTCGTCATGCTCCGGAGCAACCTGACCAAGGAAGGCCGGTCCCAAATCCTGGATGAGGGAGAGCAgagcattttattaaaattgtaccttttttgagagattttttttttttacgtgaatcatttttaaagtctgttgaatttgttacaattttgctttttatgttttggtttttttggccaggagaggcatgtgagatctcagctccccaaccaggaatcgaaccagtacCCCCAGCATTGAAAggcgaagtcttagccactggaccgccaggaaagtctcAATTAAAAGTGTGGAAACCAGCCTTTCCTCTTTGGAACAATGCAGAACCAATTTCAAGGCCCCCAGGGTCTGCTGTTAGAACAAGATCTGCCATTAGGTCCCCAGATACACCAAAGGATGACTGTAAACATTTCAAAACAGGGGGAGAGGATTCTCCCAAGAAGCACCTCGGTCCCTCGATGTACAAATCGGCTGTCGCTCAATGACTATACTCTGGAATCCAGTGGCACCCAGTggagttaaaaattttaattatcgttaaaaaaaagagtacttaTCATTTGAATAAGCGTTTTAGCACACACATCATGAAACGATGGTTCTGAATAGAATTTCTGTTGGTCGACTGCATAAGCAAATACCTCTCGTTGCTGGAATAACGTCTCAGAGGCAGAATAATGACGACATGACAATCTATGTAAATCAAGAACTGCATGTGGgtttattttacatttgagaAAACAGTGGATTTAATTGTGTGAACCAAAATGTACTGTACAATATTAATGATAGAACATCAAAATGTATAATTAATAGTGCATCGCTTgctttgtcttcatttatttattttcgtcTGATATACATGCATCTGGAAAGACGCAGGTGCCAGTAAAATTTCTCTATTTAAATCAAGCTGCAGGAactaaattttattcaaaaattgtGGTTTTACATTATATACAcagaaatttaatataaaatgacaatataaaaagttaaaagagaaagCATACAGCCAGAAGGTACAAAGAAAGTTGAATAGATTAAAATGGTACGATATGTAACATATAGGAGTTTTTAAGCTGATGCTGGCAATTTACAAGGAAAGGACGCCAACATTtgccccatttttttttcatttaccaaTGCAGCACGCTTATAGAAAGGTCAGCTTGTACCAAAGCTTACATTTGTAAATAACTATAAACCGCAGTAttttacaggaaaaaagaaatagcatttttacacatttttaaataataacttgcatacttttttttttttttttgccaaaaatggcatttttcagcATCCAGAGGGTTTGGGCATAGTGGCAACTGGGGTGtttgctgttttttgttgttagtttttgttttgttttctgttttaaacgTATGACGTTGTGGCTTCCTAACCCCCACGTCCTAGACAACTTTCTGCTCTCCAACAGCTGCATGCATGCTTCCTTCACAAACCAGTTCTGCATATAAAAGCtcgttttttaattattaaataagttTTGTGTCTGACACAGCTTTTGATCTGAATGAAATGcctttaagccttttttttttttttttttttttttttttgagtgaaagGCACAGAAATGCGATTGCAGTCCTCACAGGGTTAAATCTGACACTAGGAGGTTCTCTGACCTTTACTGTCATGGCAGCTTTGTAATTTTAGGACGACGTCTATCTCTGTTATTTGTGTCTTTCTTTCCTGCTAAGTAAGTGTCTCCGAGGAGTGTGCCCCACTATCTCCTACAAAAGAGAGCTGAACATCGAGAACAGATGTTGAAAATAAAGGTCAGACTCTGACTCacggaaaaagaaaaggaacatgcACGATCGGACGAAGAGCATATAAATATAACTACAAAATATGTGTAAGAAAAACCAAGGTCCAGACAGGCGGTCAGCAACCGAGGGCAGGCTGATTTCGGAGGCTCAGGCCGGGCCTAGTGCGGTACGACGTTAGTGCAATGCGCCTTGGGCGCGGGCCCGGGGCTACTGTTTCTCCAGCTCGGTCACGTAGATCAGGTGGTCCTCGGGGGACTTGCCATGGGTCTTGCTGAGGTGCAGTTTGACTGCATGCTTGCTCGCGAAAGTCCGGTTGCACAGCTTGCACTGGAATGTGGAGCCCAGCTCGTCCTCGGCAGCCCCCGAAGGGCCCAAGGCTTTGCTCGCCAGGACTTTGGAAACATTCTGCTGTTCTTGAATCTGGTTTAGGGGCAACTTGGAGAGATCCTTCAAGCTGAAGCCTAAGTGTGTCTCTAGGTGATTGATGTACGTGGAAGCAGTTCTGAACTGAGAGGCACAATCGTTGCAAAAGAAAACAGGATGCCCTGTGTCCAGGTTCTTCAGGAACTTGGTCCCCCCTGTCCTCCGCAGCTGATACTTGACGTTGGCCAGCCAGTGGCTGATGGTGGTCATGGACAGCCCGGTGAACTTGGAGATATGGACCCGCTCCTGGGGGCCAAGGTCCGACATGATGTACTTCCCCTCCGCCGTCTCGCGCAGGCTTGAGGCGAACTGGGCCTGCAGGATGAGCAGGTGCTGCGGGTTCCAGTTGGACTGCCGCCCCTTCCGCTTGTGGACGGGTGACAGCTCGTCCAGCGCCTCCTCGAAGCTGCTGCCATCAGCGTCCGACTTCTCAGACACGGTGGAGGGTGTGGAGGACTTGGGCGTCAGCCGGCCTGTGAGGTTCTTCACCATGTCCGAGATGTCCATGAGTGCGCTCTCCCGGAGCGGTGAGGACACGCCATCAGAGGCGCCGGGCACCAGGGGCTTGCTCTTGGACTTGGTCAGGTCGATGGGCTGGTCGCTGTTCTCGTAGAAGTAGCGGTCAGCGGCGCCGGGCGGCTTGGCGGGAGGGGCAGGGTAGGCCGGCTTGTCCAGCATGCTGGTGCTGATCTTGTAGAGCATGGCCAGCGGGTCCAGTGAGGGGCTCACGGGCCTGGACACCTTGCCCAGGTGGGTGTTCATGATGGACTGCAGGGCGCTCAGCGGGTTGATGAAGGAGGGCTCAGGTGAGTGGTCAGTGATGATGGCCAGGTTGTTACAGCCATTGGTCACTTTGGCCTTGAGGGGCTCCGTGCCGTTTGGGGTGTGGGCGTCCCCCGTGCCCTCCTTCTTGGCCTTTCCCCCGTCGGCCTCGGGGCCCTTCTTGGGCTGGGGCTTGCTGCTGCCCCCCAGCTCATCGGCCCTGGGGAAGTCCTTATTCTCCTTGGCCGCTGGGGACACGGCCTTGGCCGGCGAgcccttctccttctctgccGGCCTCTCCTCCTTCTTCACGCTGACCTTGCCCGTGACCTTCTCTACCAGCTCCTCCATGGCCGACACGTTGCTCTTGTGGGGCGGCGGCGTGAGGCTCCCCGGGGAGTGCAGGAGCGCGCCGTGCTCAGCGGACAGCGGCTTCACGCCGCCGGCGAAGGACGGCTGCATCTGCACGCTCTGCACTGCCGGCGGTGGCTTCACGGTGCCCGGCAGCTGGTAGGCGGCGTGGATGCTCGGGTAGCCACCCCACGAGGGTGCGCCATTCTGGGCTTTGCTGATGGCCGTGGAGACCGTGTTCTCCAGGGACTTGAGGATGTCCACGCCGCCCTTGGCGCTGTCATCCAGGTCTTCCTCGCGGAGGTACTGGTAGAGAGCGGTGGGCTCGAACTTCTCGCCCGTGTCCTCGCCCTCCTCCTTGATCTTCTTGTCCACCTCCCCCGCCACCAGGGCCGCCTTGTCCTTCTCgggctcctttttctcctccgCGACGGTGGGGCCAGCCGGAGAGTCAGGCTGCTTCTTGACATGGGCAGTGGTGGCTGCGGCAGGGAGCCGGGTGTGCGTGGTCGGCGGCAGGGGGATGGACTGGATCTTCTCCTCCACCACGGGGTCCAGCACCAGCTGCTTCCCCTTCTTGGAGGCGGAGGTGGTCACCTTCAGGAAGTGCCCAGTGACCATCATGTGGGCGGTGAGCTGCTGCAGGGTGTCGTGGGAGCTGCCGCACTCCATGCACTTGAGGATCTGGGCCTTGCGGGCCTCGAACTGCCAGGTGTAGCTGGCCCCGTTCTGGTAGCCATAGCGGTTGTTGGGTGTCACGTAGGGGTTGGCCGTCTTCTGCTCCTTGGCCGCCTCACTCAGTGCTGCCTCGGCTGCCGCCGCTCCGGCCGGCTCAGGGGAGCCGGGGGCCGCCAGCTCGTGCAACGCCCGCTTTTTGGTGGAGGGGACCAGCTTGGTGAGGGCTGGCACGGGCTCCTTGAGAGGCACTTTCTGGTAATGCTTCGTCTTGATCATGTGCACGCTGAGGTCCTGCAGGGACTCGAACGAGTGCCCGCAGTACATGCACTTGAGCACCTTCTGCGCGTCCTCcttgccctccatctccatcAGCGAGCGCTTCCGGGGCTTGGACCACCGCTTGGTCTTCTCCGAGTCCTTGTCCCTGTTGTCGTCGCGGTAGTGCCCCGTCTCGTTCATGTGCACCGTCAGCTCCACCAGCGTGTCGTAGGCGGCGCTGCAGTCCTTGCAGCGGAACTTGCTGGCGCCCGTGAACACCGAGCCGTAGAGCTTGTTGTTCTGGCGGTAGAGCTGCACGGTGCTGAAGAGGCTGGGCTCTGGCAGCAGGCCGTACGACGACGTCTGCTGCAGCGTCTTGGCCAGGGCGGCCTGGTGCCAGTCGTAGCCCGAGCCGCCGC includes the following:
- the TSHZ1 gene encoding teashirt homolog 1, which encodes MPRRKQQAPRRSAAYVPEEELKAAVIDEGSVEEDGLPGDVQEADFACSEEAEIKEAQSYQNSPISTATNQDAGYGSPFSEHSDQPAHFKSSSSKEEKEERQGAEGVSYPQDSLAQIKAVYANLFSESCWSSLALDLKKSASTTSTSDAAQKEGSTPAPTPPTSTAGATGTTASTPSSGSGASGGSGYDWHQAALAKTLQQTSSYGLLPEPSLFSTVQLYRQNNKLYGSVFTGASKFRCKDCSAAYDTLVELTVHMNETGHYRDDNRDKDSEKTKRWSKPRKRSLMEMEGKEDAQKVLKCMYCGHSFESLQDLSVHMIKTKHYQKVPLKEPVPALTKLVPSTKKRALHELAAPGSPEPAGAAAAEAALSEAAKEQKTANPYVTPNNRYGYQNGASYTWQFEARKAQILKCMECGSSHDTLQQLTAHMMVTGHFLKVTTSASKKGKQLVLDPVVEEKIQSIPLPPTTHTRLPAAATTAHVKKQPDSPAGPTVAEEKKEPEKDKAALVAGEVDKKIKEEGEDTGEKFEPTALYQYLREEDLDDSAKGGVDILKSLENTVSTAISKAQNGAPSWGGYPSIHAAYQLPGTVKPPPAVQSVQMQPSFAGGVKPLSAEHGALLHSPGSLTPPPHKSNVSAMEELVEKVTGKVSVKKEERPAEKEKGSPAKAVSPAAKENKDFPRADELGGSSKPQPKKGPEADGGKAKKEGTGDAHTPNGTEPLKAKVTNGCNNLAIITDHSPEPSFINPLSALQSIMNTHLGKVSRPVSPSLDPLAMLYKISTSMLDKPAYPAPPAKPPGAADRYFYENSDQPIDLTKSKSKPLVPGASDGVSSPLRESALMDISDMVKNLTGRLTPKSSTPSTVSEKSDADGSSFEEALDELSPVHKRKGRQSNWNPQHLLILQAQFASSLRETAEGKYIMSDLGPQERVHISKFTGLSMTTISHWLANVKYQLRRTGGTKFLKNLDTGHPVFFCNDCASQFRTASTYINHLETHLGFSLKDLSKLPLNQIQEQQNVSKVLASKALGPSGAAEDELGSTFQCKLCNRTFASKHAVKLHLSKTHGKSPEDHLIYVTELEKQ